The DNA sequence ttttctttaaattaaaccTGTTGCATTTAGTCTGTAGACAATAATGTggatgaggaaaagaaaaaaaaaaaaagcgtattTAGCCAGGCTAAGTGTTGCCAACACTCTAGCGCCACTCTAGCAAGTCGATTTTGGGCCTTATTTGGAAGtgcatttatggtcataacttttgaactgtgttcaatgcaccctatgatgtcaatttctgcctaattagattttccactaccttggattttgtcaaaaacattttttttgctactcctcctacaactTTTcaccaatcatcaccaaatttggcaagCATCAcattcagagtaagcctcacaaaagttatcaaaagaatttttaatagTCCAAAGGGTTTGCCCGTAATAGGCCAATGAATCTGATGgcgaagccgccaaacaggaaatgaggctGTGTCTCAGCAACTactttgcgcactgacacaaaacttggtcggcatcttcaggaccatgacctgaggctatgcaacaaagtTTGTGATAGTGCTACCTACTgatcaaaagttacaataacatgccaaaaatgcttacatttaactgccatttttgctactccaagttttgtccaatcttcaccaaatttgactCACATAatcttgacacctgtctaaacaatgctgcagcaatttcaccctgctgcccatttgttcatctagacttTTCCTCCTACAatctacaaatcactcttgaatccctttgcctaaagttatggctctgctttcctgtgattgcttaggcaacaatgtctgtgaatgtgtggctcaccgagactgggtgcttggcccccgaaaatgctgcttgcagctttaattattattattattggttgaGGAGGCATATCAATCATTCAAAACATTGATTAATCTTACTCAAACTGCACTCTTGAAGAGGTGGACTCCATCCGTGTTCCTCACAGGTCAGGTACTCAGACCCTTCCATCTTGTATAAAGTGTCACAATGGACCCTGATGACCACTGATGATTTATATTTGTCATATCTGTGATATGTCAATATGCCTTCAACTACAACTTCATGTTCAATTTGGGGTACATCACAGGTCACCtctggaaaaaagagaagagtgaACAGAAAAATAGAATGCTGTTTATTCCAAACCATATGAATTGTACACCTAATATCAGTGTGTTATGGAAAATGGGTTCATTATTTGCTTGGACCAAACATTTGGATTTTTCATTTAGACAGTATGACACTTGAGAGGaagtttaaaaagttatttttaaggACATCTTTCACATTCTATTAATGATGCAGAGACTTTAAATTACATACACTGAATTATTTAATCACTGGATCGGTGTTCCTAATGaactggcaactcagtgtacatctgtgtacataaatattaatatttcggTATCCAGTTTATTGGACACTTACTGGAAACTTTCATTATGCATACTATCAGGTATCGGTCTgatactgtgctcatttactcatgAAAATGTCCCGATACCAAGTGATGGTATGTGATATATAGCTAGTGTACTTTGGCTCACTATTGAACAGATGACACGAAATGAAATATGTTCACcattaatgatggcaatcagatatatcaagaggaggaactacagcatcttcctacaatacaagtaacctgataaaacatcaaCATAATGAGTTCATCACTAGCAGCACACTGCAGCAACCAACGCTGTAgtaaatgctagctagctgtgaAGAAATGCCTACAGACAAcgctaggtgagtgaaaataacggCTCATAACCAGTATGttgctagctaatgcacttcatttaaaatcaattcaCTAACACTAAAGAATGAGATTAATTTGTACTGTTCAGGGCCACTGTGTAAACCAGGGAAACAAACAAGCTGCGTGTGactgattaatactaagtaggttactcaaTTCTTTATCAATATTGATATGTACCTGAAAAAACAGTACTTACACTCATTCGTACTTGGTTTAAAAAATTGGTAATTTACAATGTCCGTATTAGTAATATGAGTAATACGTCTAGGCAATTGGACTTGTGTTATATGTATAAGGACAGTGTATGACGATGAAGTCTGGTGGTATGAATAAACGTGAATGTCGTGATGTGGAAGCCGGAAATAAAATAGCGGATAGCTATAATAATGCACTGGCACGTTCTTCTGACCAACCGATTTTAATTCTAGGAGATGTGAACGCCTGTGATTTATCAAGATATTTGCCTACACTTTATCAGTATGTGGACTGTCTGACTCGATCTGGGCGCATCTTGGACAATGTTTCGGTAATATAACAGATGGCTATAAGGCTGTATGCCTTATAGATCATAATACTATACAGTTGTTACCCAAATATCGAGCCAAGCTTACACGCGAAAAACACGGTGATTAAAGAGATACAACTGTGGACGGATCAGAGTAAAGAGGAACTTAGAGACTGTTTTGATGGAACTGATTGGCAACTGTTCTTTGATGCATGCGATAATGTACATGAAATTACTGACACTATTACGTCTTATATACGTTTttgtgttaaaacaaaaacaattcagaTATATCCAAATAACCGGTTGTGGCTTACGAGAGATTTTAAAACGTgtcttaaagagaaaaaagttgcCTTTTTAAAGGGTGATTATGAGCTAgttagagtaaaaaaaaaaggaacttaGGGGACAAATTAAGAAAGCTAAGTTGGAAATATAAGAATAAGATTGAAAGTAAGTTATATATGGGTAATGTAAAGCAGGCTTGGGAAGGACTTGAGAAAGACACAGATGAGAAAACCAAGGTATTCCTCACAAAGTGTGTCTTTTGTAGAGGATTTGAATGTCTTCTTTGGTAGGTTTGATCATGGAGACTGTAATATTGAGTGTGACAGAGTATGTCTTAATATTCCTACATATGAGCCTATTGTTTTTCAGGAGTATGAAATTGCAGCTAGTCTTTCTCATATCAAGCCAAATAAAGCACCAGGCCCAGATGGACTGAAAGGTCGAGTGTTAAAGGACTGTGCTTTTCAATTGACTGGTGTTTTCACTCAGTTGTTTCAACTCTTGTTGAATAATAGGTTAGTCCCTAGTTCATGGAAAGTATCAAATATTATCCCTGTACCTAAAACATCTAATGCCACTCAATTAAATGATTTTAGACCAATAGCTCTCACGTCCATCCTGGGTAAATGTATGGAAAGAGTGTTAATAAGACATATTCAGGCTCATGTCGTTAAAGACTTGGACCCCCTCCAATTTGCATATAAAAAGGCTAGGGGTACGGACGATGCTGCTTTAACTCTATGTAATCTAGTGGCTGAACATATTCAGCAGACTACAAATTATGTTAGAAATCTATTTATAGATTTTAGCTCAGCTTTTAATTCAATTAAGATAGATGTTCTTTTACAGAGACTACTTGATTTAGGAGTGAATGGTGGTCTTATCTGGCGGATTAGAGATTTTCTTGTGAATCGTCCACAAAGAGTGCTCGCTAATGGTAAAGTGTCAAagacaattattttaaatgcaggAGTACCACAGGGAACAATATTATCACCCTTATAATTCTCATTGTACACAAACGAATTTAAAATTCAAGATCCACATTTTAGTTTCCTGAAATCTGCAGATGAGATGGCACTTGTCGGCCTTTTGTTTAAAGGTGGAACTggaagaaatgaaatgtatcaTAGTTATATAAATTCCCTCCAAAACTGGTGTCAATTGAGTGCACTTGagataaatgtgaataaaactaAGGAGTTAGTGATTAGtagaaataaaagtgaagttCCTGAACAATTACAACCTTTAATACTCAATGGACACTGAGTGGAAATGGTTactagttttaaatatttgggaaTATTTATAGATAAATCACCTGACTTTTGATGAAAATGTtgactatatttttaaaaagtcaatgCAGAGGTTGTATCTTATAAGAAGGCTGAAGCATTTTGGTGTGAGCAAGCATATTTTAGAGATGGTTTATAAGAGCCTTGTGGAGGGTATTATGTCTTTTAATATGGTTATGTGGTATGGAAATGTGAGTGCTAAAGCAAAGCAAACATTGTTCAGGGTGGTTAATATAGCTAGTGCGATTGTAGGAAAGactcaaaaacaattaaatgacatttatatAGCTAAAGTTAAACAAAAAGCTTTAGTTATTATAGAGGATTCACTACACCCTTTGCACTGTCAGTTTCAGTTGTTGCCATCAGGGCGACGTTTTAGACAACCTCGGGCAAGTAAAAATGTGTATCAGATGTCATTTTTGCCAACTGCAGTCAGAATTTTAAATGCTGagacatgaatattaatatgtacgcagatatatgtacatgtgggaatgtatatatgtgtatgctaAAGTGAAATGTTGAGTCAATTGTATTGtatggtattttattttattctactctTACCTTTTAGAGTTGTTGTGTAAGTGTCTTTTATTGTATTGGTcttgttataatgtgttgtgaAGCCAAAGACGAATTTCCATTTGTggaaaataaaggaaagtaaGATGTAAAGCGGGCCATTTACGTCAAACTGGAACAGTCATCTTGACCCAGAGGTGGAGGTCTGTAACCACCACTCATTATCTACTATCATCTTTACCCCAAAGGTTTCACACCAGTTCACACCTCCAGAAGTCAAAGTGTGAACTAATCAAAGACGTGATTCATACACAATATTTAAACACCATGATTTTCCAAGAACTGATGAAAAGTGAAATGTCTGCCTGATTATACCACAAGCCCAACTGATTTGACTCACTACTGCCAGACATCTAAGATATAGAGCCCTTCTTTACAAAGTGAGCATCTTACTTCCAGAGCATCTCACTGCACAGAATTCTCAATAACAAGTGTGAGGAAAATAAGCAGAAAGAATCAAAGTACTAGTAAAGATCCtgttattaaaaacacacacacttaatccATGTGATTAGCTAATTATCCTGCTGTTGAGAGTAGGGAAAACTTCTAACTTAGCAAGTCTGCGAGCTCAAATTACAAACCACCAGGAATGGAAAAGAAACTAGCTACGTGTACTGTCTTTACAGTATTTGAGGACATGGTTCACTGTAATGGTACTTTTctgagtataattaaatcacAGTACTTTTCCCTGTTTTGATTGCCTGTTGTATTATAAGTACCTAAGTGCTGCTACAGCTTATAAGTAACGGTGAGGATAATGTGTAAGGGGAATCTCTGCTAGAGAACTAACCATGTAGCTAGAAACATGCATGGATTAACATGCTCTAACTAGCCTGCTAaaacctagcaagctactgaaacaCCAACAGGTCTTGACAAAGCGAGCTAACCAGTTAACGTTACCTTTCCTTATATACTGGCTATAATTAAGGTGTTTTAGTAtagctcacttggttagttaaTGTAACTATTCAAAAATACATTCCTGAGATAGAGAACATTTTCAGACTAGCTGTGTCAATTGTAGACTtgtaaaaaagtaatttgtaaGTAATTACTCAAGCAGtttatcacactttttttacttttactaaaGTAAGTTTCTTGATCACTATTTTCACTTTTACTGAACTGCATCAATACTACTGTAGCAGTACTTTTACTGAAGTCACTGTGCTTTGTTCTCTTTCCAACACTGTGAACCACTACCTCTCACcaggctgcaaaaaaaaaaaacctcccctAAACCATAAAACAATGTGAGTTTTAACCATGTGCCACTTCAAGGAAACAATATTTTTCAGCTTTTAACAAGAACATGACTCAAAACACATGTCATTAACCATACTGAAGAGTCAAGTTGATCTAAACTGACTGAAAATCAGGAGAAAATACAAAGATCCTTGTATTAAACATGAATAGAAGACTGAAAAAATTTTACCCAGACACTGAGGAGAAGGCTGAAATGTTCCATCATCAGTACATGATATTGTTGAAGCACCTTGAAGTCTAAACCCTTTCTCACATGAGTATGTGACTGTTTGTCCATATTCATATTTCTCCTTCAGGGGGTTAAAGTGTCCATTGTTTATAACAGGAGGTTTTAAACAGGTCACAACTGAGGAAGAAAGAATTGCAATTGACCAAGCAGATATTTGCAGTGACGTTTTGAGAAGTGTTTCTCGTAGgtcatttttctcaaaatgaaaaacgcacatattttatattaattataaatatttttctctttgagTCAatcaaaacagcaaataaaGTTAAGGCTAAAGAAGCAGAATGTGAATAATGTACAGATTCGAATCACAATTAacactcagaacacacactgagaacacTAATGTTTATAggttttataaattttacaaaaGGGTAGAAACTCTAGTGAATACAAGGTTTAATCAATCATTGAATAGGGCTGATTAATCTTACTGTTGCACTTTGGAGGAGGTGGATTCCATCCATTTTCCTCACAGGTCAGGAGGTCAGACCCCTCCATTCTGTAGCCTTTATCACACTGGTACTGGATGGACATCTTATAGTTATAGGATGATGCCTTTCTTCCAACTATGACTGCATTGCTAATGTTGGGTACATCACAGGTCAACACTAGGAAAAAACGAAGCATGAACAGAAGCATAAAGCATTATATCAGGATTCCAAACTATCAGTTGTGCATCTTGTACAAGTACAGTATGCTTAAGAAAAATGGATTCCTTGCTTATTTAAAGCAGATCTTggattaattcatttatttagtataACCTAACAAAACATGATTAGTGGGTCAAAACGTATTCAGtgtattataatgtttttactgcagttgaattcttaaattgaattagtcagaaggtgctgattaattttctgtaatagcaGCGCTCACAATAGCAAGTAATTCAGAGGGTCACGTGATGTAATCTAAGCCGAATAATAAGCCAGAAAAAAGGATTATCtaacaaatttaaatgtattatctGTGATATGTGGGAGGCtgctgtgaggagacgtttatttagcattttcagaaggaggtaaagctgtaactaagttttcctaCAGGGGAAGGTCTTCAGAATACAGGACTCTctgttttgcagtttctttgcAACatgatgctttttttgttttaataactgttaaccccacacacaccaccccatcattgttTCCTTTCCTGTAACACCACACCCCGTCGTGTTTTAGTCCTCACTTAgaacaaaaatagcaaaaaatatttctatGACATCATTCATGTACTATTAATATTGTAGTGACGCTCTAAATTACAGACACTGAGTTGCCAATATATTAGTTACTCCATCAgaatacctaataaactggcaactggGTGCACGCCTTCCAGTTCATTTTATTGTACACATCACATCAAAGTCTGAATGTATAAACTGGAGTTCAATCCAAGGTGTAAAACTGGAACAACAATTTTTGAACAGAGGTGGGGGTGTGTAACACTGCCACATCATCAATCATACCTCCACAATTCACTATACTATGAACATAACCAATTTCCGAAGACGTAGATCACACGGAGTGTGTAAATGCCAGGAAAATTTCCAGACACTCAGTGGAACAGATGAGAAGGGACAGGACAAGTAGCAGAATATCATGTCCTAAAGACTCACTACTAAATACTGAAGTTACAGAATGAGCTGACTCCTGGGGAATGCCACTTATCCAAGGCTTTTTTTCTGTCCTGTTGGTCACAGGTTCTCAATGAAACTTCAAGGAAAGAGAGCAAACAAGTAAGGCTGACATAGGAAATAGCTTTTAAAACCCGGATGAAGCCCATCCATGACTGCTTCATTGTTTTTTGCTTACTGTAGGGAGTAGTTCTTGAGCCTATTCtgagaacactgggtgtgaggcgggtGTTACGTGCCAGAGAGGCACATattgtttttcctgtttctcttctGCTTTTTATCACGTCTTCTATCTAATTTGCTTACATGTGCCGACTTCACCAATGACTGCATCGCTGGCGCGCTGTTGTCGCTACACCTGCGACACATTTAAAGGATCTCTTCGAATCTGAGCAAGCACAAAAGCACAGTATGAttcttttataattttgtaGGTTCGtgcaagtatttatttattttattttgcctcATATTCCTCCCCCATTTGGtcacttgccaattcccactcaACAGCCAGATCTCCcccatcatacaacagctaccaaccggagaaggtgaaggctaacaccATTCCtcccagacatgtgaagccagccacccacatcttttcaaacttttgctcatgctgcatcacatggcagcataacacacttagAGGAAAGCGCGATCTGCccttttccacatacatgaggATTCATTCTTGTGATCTCCCGATGATAGGGGGAAGACTTTTCTCTTGCGCCACTGGGGAGCCCAATATCAATTAACCTCACATGGGCCATTGGGTGGCATAGCAGGCTGGGGGTTTTAGACAGAGGAAAACCAATCAAGTACACTAATTAGAATAGTAGGACCATGCCCAGACAGTTCTCATCTAAATTTGGTTTCCTGGGACACTGCTCTGAAGAACGATGGAGATAAAAACCATATCAGTCATTAATCAGTTATTTGTTTCTATAATATTCTGCTATTAGCATTTctattcttttaattaaaaaaggctTCACATTGACCGAAGTTAAGAAACCTTTCTGGGTTATTAGCGTATCTCTTAAatattggggggggggggaatcaTCATTCAACAATATTCAAAACTGTTGATTATTCTTACCGATACACTGTGGGGGAGATGGATTCCAGCCATGTTCCGTACAGGTCAGGTTATCAGAGCCCACTATTCTGTAGCCTTTATTACACCTGATTTGGACTGAGACACCGTATCTGTAAGTTGGTGAGCTTCCACTGATATTCGCATTTGTGATGAAAGGTAAATCACAGGTGATCTCTGGataaaataaagagcaaaaaCCAAGAGAGAATTTAACAAGATCTCATATGCACAAAAGTTCACACACAGGTTGACTTTCTGACCATGTGGCTGAGCTCTTTCATCCTTGTAGCTCACCATTTAGACTTTTTTGACTTATTTGTGGTTCCTTAGAAGTAGACCTTTAAACTCTATGTTTTCAACACTGAactgaaaacatttctgtttgatCTCACCCCAAATGAAGGCCTAAGTCCTGCAGACCTCCTTAAAGTCTGCATTTTTGTGACTTATAGTATATGTGCAATCGAGGGCTTAAGGGTGCAAAAGTCAGAATTTGGAACAATCCCCAAGACTTCAGTATATTCTATTTATGTTTCATGATGTGCTTTCACGATGGCTTGCCATCCTGTGAGTCTGCCGGAGAATAATGAAATCACGGTCATTACTCACTCAAACACTGTCGCTGAGTATACAACAAATGGTTGCGATACAATGACCAATAGAAAGTTCAAACTTTGTTTTCCATTCCATGAATGAAAttcataaacattacattacagtccCAACGCCAAAACACTGGTGATGTCAGAGCAGCTCCATATTAAATGATATGcaagttataaaaaattaatttattcatattcagtatctgctttatcctggtcagggtcgcggtgGAACTGGaacttatcccaggaacattcACATTTGGGGCACCTTAGAGTAGACAAaccacctactagcatgtttctAGGAGGCAGGAGGatactggagaacctggaggaagcccCCACAGACATACGGAGCTCTGAAGTCAGTGAATACTTTTTCCTTTCtcaatgagctgccttcagcaaaataatttacatacacGCAGGTGACTGGCTGCAAAAAAGCCACAACAAAGACTCTTCTACAAAATGAGTTATGGTTAATGGTTCATGGCAGTATAGCAAGTTTTTTCATCCGTTGATCACTTCAACTGCAGTATTTTTCAGTGCTCGGCTTGATCTATAGAAATAATTTGCTCAGTCCACAAGTGGATGCCCCCTGCAGTACGTGCTTAAAGGATCTCACAGGTACGTGCAAACAAGGACTGCGAGGCCACAAGTGTACCATCTGGGACAGGGCTGACATTTTATTGTATCTCCTGGGCCTACCTTTAGGTGTTTGCGATATCCTACAGTCTATGGGTGTTTCTTAGTCCTCTGTTAGTTTGACACCTTGCGTATAAGAAACATGCAACAGACTATGTAGAGTTCCCTAGTGCCAACACTTCATCCAACTGATCAGATAATCATCAAGTCTTTCATATGTCATTTCAAAGCAGCAAGCACAAGAAGTGAGAAAACTATTCAGGAGGAAAAACACCTTATCTTAAACCATAAAACAATGAAAGGTTTAACCACTAAGGAGAAATTTTTTGATCATCatacaaaacaacacaataatatcattgagattttctcaaatACTTACCTTGACACTGAGGAGAAGTCTGAAATGTTCCATCATCAGTACAAGCTATTGTTGAAGCTCCACTAAGTCTAAAACCTTCATGACAAGAGTATGTGACTGTTTGTCCGTATTCATACAACTCCTTCAGAGGGTCAAATAGTCCATTGTCTATAGCAGGAGGTTCTAAGCACGTTATAACTGAGGAAGAAAAGAATGGAAATTACACATCTACAGTAATAGAGAAAATCTGattggtttttttcttttgaaataatATTCTGAAGGTACTAGATCtcaaactaaaaaacaaaaccaacagACATAACATCTGATTGCATGAATCTCCAGGAGCCAGTCACAACTAatgctgttatatatatatatatatatatataaaaaactatGTATATTATTGAGAAACATTAATTATTGGTACCAGTGCACTGAGGAGGAGGTGGATCCCACCCATCTTCCTTACAGGTCAGGAAATCAGAACCTTCCATTCTGTAGCCTTTATTACACTTGTAGCGGACGAGGTTGTTATATTTATAAGGTGGTGATTTTCCTTCAATTCTAACTGCGTTTGAAATTTGCGGACTCTCACAGGACAAAACTGC is a window from the Pangasianodon hypophthalmus isolate fPanHyp1 chromosome 16, fPanHyp1.pri, whole genome shotgun sequence genome containing:
- the LOC113530320 gene encoding complement receptor type 1 isoform X1; this translates as MLRYLIILSTLLMTAVNVRAQCERPAVGGNRILTDDSGQSEFPDGSTVKFRCSSGYVSVSASASRSITCTGTQWSELELQCKKRSCGNPGSINHGKYRYPQGIEFGATIIAVCDDGYQLVGRSVRNCRENGWDGRAPVCEVVKCLKAPSITDGYFEPEAESYDYREAVIYSCKRGLDLIGPSEITCSGDGTFQPPPPRCLVLSCESPQISNAVRIEGKSPPYKYNNLVRYKCNKGYRMEGSDFLTCKEDGWDPPPPQCTVITCLEPPAIDNGLFDPLKELYEYGQTVTYSCHEGFRLSGASTIACTDDGTFQTSPQCQEITCDLPFITNANISGSSPTYRYGVSVQIRCNKGYRIVGSDNLTCTEHGWNPSPPQCIVLTCDVPNISNAVIVGRKASSYNYKMSIQYQCDKGYRMEGSDLLTCEENGWNPPPPKCNIVTCLKPPVINNGHFNPLKEKYEYGQTVTYSCEKGFRLQGASTISCTDDGTFQPSPQCLEVTCDVPQIEHEVVVEGILTYHRYDKYKSSVVIRVHCDTLYKMEGSEYLTCEEHGWSPPLQECSLNWILIVFLAVLGVCLCLVFVYFIKKMIEMIEKHRRNAALEAYSKPEHCSLVNMSSCAPTTEETSPKNMY
- the LOC113530320 gene encoding complement receptor type 1 isoform X2, which produces MLRYLIILSTLLMTAVNVRAQCERPAVGGNRILTDDSGQSEFPDGSTVKFRCSSGYVSVSASASRSITCTGTQWSELELQCKKRSCGNPGSINHGKYRYPQGIEFGATIIAVCDDGYQLVGRSVRNCRENGWDGRAPVCEVVKCLKAPSITDGYFEPEAESYDYREAVIYSCKRGLDLIGPSEITCSGDGTFQPPPPRCLVLSCESPQISNAVRIEGKSPPYKYNNLVRYKCNKGYRMEGSDFLTCKEDGWDPPPPQCTVITCLEPPAIDNGLFDPLKELYEYGQTVTYSCHEGFRLSGASTIACTDDGTFQTSPQCQVLTCDVPNISNAVIVGRKASSYNYKMSIQYQCDKGYRMEGSDLLTCEENGWNPPPPKCNIVTCLKPPVINNGHFNPLKEKYEYGQTVTYSCEKGFRLQGASTISCTDDGTFQPSPQCLEVTCDVPQIEHEVVVEGILTYHRYDKYKSSVVIRVHCDTLYKMEGSEYLTCEEHGWSPPLQECSLNWILIVFLAVLGVCLCLVFVYFIKKMIEMIEKHRRNAALEAYSKPEHCSLVNMSSCAPTTEETSPKNMY